A single Tenacibaculum sp. 190524A02b DNA region contains:
- a CDS encoding phosphatase, whose translation MKRLKLSLVALMAISIAFTSVTSCQDGVDGIDGIDGKDGKDGNDGNDGNDGSDASVYLTASKTPNFLKVTGEFSDLKITPILSSEDVIPNSPDFVYGSMADGAGLIAEADGSFTLINNIEADYSIARIKLNKNLRPVSGDYILNAAATANTAQCSGSLISPQEHGFGPLYLSGGEWGGASKGVFATEPTKSADQAGTAKMLTALGQWSTENAVAIGKDAYAGKTVVFIGDDHSNNDMPSGQLGMYVGNQGDLEGGKLYGLKVTTAGVDYEMDMEEGKSYDIEFVELQEKEINALDTECKNKDVMGFSRLEDIDWRRGSAANNRELYFCVTGRRKDGLKDKGTFYGRIYKVVLNPSDPSGKGTITCVLDGDKLSGKAKEFHSPDNILVTENYAYIQEDPNGYFDVAEKNHYARLYQYNLNTGELKVVLECNQDLAATKGYGNTGKAWEITGMIDVTDIVNNGKNTFMVITQNHGWDPADGTAFTDPLANSDVANSRKEGSVLHILTGLDR comes from the coding sequence ATGAAACGATTAAAACTAAGCTTAGTTGCTTTAATGGCAATATCAATAGCTTTTACTTCTGTAACCTCTTGTCAAGATGGTGTAGACGGAATTGATGGGATAGATGGTAAGGACGGTAAAGATGGAAATGACGGAAACGATGGAAATGATGGTTCAGATGCTAGTGTATATTTAACAGCATCAAAAACACCAAATTTTTTAAAAGTTACCGGAGAATTTTCAGATTTAAAAATTACTCCAATTTTATCATCGGAAGATGTGATACCTAATTCACCTGATTTTGTATATGGTTCAATGGCAGATGGTGCAGGGTTGATTGCAGAAGCTGATGGAAGTTTTACTTTAATTAATAATATAGAAGCAGATTATTCTATAGCACGTATTAAATTAAATAAAAACTTAAGACCTGTTTCTGGAGATTATATTTTAAATGCTGCTGCTACTGCAAATACAGCGCAGTGTTCAGGTTCATTAATTTCACCTCAAGAACACGGATTTGGGCCGTTATATTTATCAGGAGGAGAATGGGGTGGAGCTTCTAAAGGAGTTTTTGCTACTGAACCAACAAAAAGTGCAGATCAAGCTGGTACAGCAAAAATGTTAACAGCTTTAGGACAATGGTCTACTGAAAATGCTGTGGCTATAGGTAAAGATGCATATGCTGGAAAAACGGTTGTGTTTATAGGAGATGACCATAGTAATAATGATATGCCTTCTGGACAATTAGGAATGTATGTTGGTAATCAAGGAGATTTAGAAGGTGGTAAGTTATATGGTTTAAAAGTAACAACTGCTGGTGTTGATTATGAAATGGATATGGAAGAAGGAAAATCATATGATATTGAGTTTGTTGAATTACAGGAAAAAGAAATCAATGCGTTAGATACGGAGTGTAAAAATAAAGACGTAATGGGATTCTCTAGATTAGAGGATATTGATTGGAGAAGAGGTTCTGCAGCAAATAATAGAGAACTTTATTTTTGTGTTACAGGTAGAAGAAAAGATGGATTAAAAGATAAAGGAACTTTTTATGGACGTATATATAAAGTAGTTTTAAATCCTAGTGATCCTTCAGGTAAAGGAACAATTACTTGTGTATTAGATGGAGACAAGTTAAGTGGTAAAGCAAAAGAATTCCATAGTCCTGATAACATTTTAGTAACTGAAAATTATGCTTACATTCAAGAAGATCCAAACGGATACTTTGATGTTGCTGAAAAAAATCATTATGCTAGGTTATACCAATACAATTTAAATACAGGTGAATTAAAAGTGGTATTAGAATGTAATCAAGATTTAGCAGCAACTAAAGGTTATGGTAATACAGGAAAAGCATGGGAAATTACGGGTATGATAGATGTAACTGATATTGTAAATAACGGTAAGAATACATTTATGGTAATTACACAGAACCATGGTTGGGACCCAGCAGATGGAACAGCTTTTACAGATCCTTTAGCTAATTCTGATGTAGCTAATAGTAGAAAAGAAGGTTCTGTTTTACATATACTTACTGGATTAGACAGATAA